In Paracoccus liaowanqingii, one DNA window encodes the following:
- the ku gene encoding non-homologous end joining protein Ku, whose product MAPRPYWKGYLKLSLVTCPVSLSPATSDREKIRFHTVNAKTGHRVRSRFVDEVTGETVNDDEEVRGFEVEGGRHIIIEDDELQAMGLESTRTINVEQFVPSDSIEWIWYDTPYYLTPDNEVAQEAFVVIRKAMEATGTLGISRLVLARRERAVMLEPYGKGIVLWTLRFGDEVRQPKDVFGDIGDRKADPKLVTMVKKIITQKSKPWDASMVTDPVQENLKTLIASKKKKKKSGGARKAKPDDALAPPDNVVNILDALRKSIATEKKKKGS is encoded by the coding sequence ATGGCGCCACGTCCATACTGGAAGGGTTATCTCAAGCTTTCCTTGGTCACCTGCCCCGTATCCCTGTCGCCCGCGACGAGTGATCGGGAGAAGATCAGGTTCCACACCGTCAACGCGAAGACCGGCCACCGGGTCAGGAGCCGCTTTGTCGACGAAGTGACCGGCGAGACGGTCAATGATGACGAGGAGGTCCGGGGCTTCGAGGTCGAGGGTGGACGCCACATCATCATCGAGGATGATGAGCTACAGGCCATGGGCCTGGAAAGCACCAGGACGATCAATGTCGAGCAATTCGTTCCTTCAGACAGTATCGAATGGATCTGGTATGATACCCCTTATTACCTGACGCCCGACAACGAGGTGGCGCAGGAGGCCTTCGTGGTTATCCGCAAGGCGATGGAAGCGACCGGCACGCTCGGGATCTCCCGCCTGGTCCTCGCGCGGCGCGAGCGGGCCGTCATGCTGGAACCCTACGGAAAGGGCATCGTCCTCTGGACGCTTCGCTTCGGTGATGAGGTTCGCCAGCCCAAGGATGTCTTCGGGGACATCGGAGACCGCAAGGCGGATCCAAAGCTGGTAACGATGGTAAAGAAAATCATCACCCAGAAATCCAAGCCCTGGGATGCTTCGATGGTTACCGATCCGGTTCAGGAGAACCTGAAGACCCTCATCGCAAGCAAGAAAAAGAAGAAGAAGTCCGGCGGCGCGCGCAAGGCAAAGCCTGACGACGCACTGGCGCCGCCCGACAACGTGGTCAATATCCTGGACGCGCTGCGCAAGTCGATTGCGACAGAGAAGAAGAAGAAGGGCAGCTAA